A window of Sutcliffiella cohnii contains these coding sequences:
- a CDS encoding DUF2768 domain-containing protein, whose amino-acid sequence MTDGLMKMWISFVGMGFMIISVLLVYFTRFKLKNRIVKGILNTISFILILLAGIIIFFVVFSGPVPE is encoded by the coding sequence ATGACAGATGGACTTATGAAAATGTGGATATCTTTTGTAGGAATGGGTTTTATGATTATTTCTGTTCTTTTAGTCTATTTTACTAGATTTAAGTTGAAGAATAGAATTGTAAAAGGTATTTTAAATACAATTTCATTTATTTTAATTTTGTTAGCTGGAATAATAATATTTTTTGTTGTGTTTAGCGGTCCAGTACCGGAATAG
- a CDS encoding YphA family membrane protein, which translates to MEGQYFYFVGWLSWVIVTFFFSDRKRRFQLSCIVLLVLSTSTIYASFLGFSWNGAFLILVVATFVYLVGTLKKRLLTHYFSISTVSLAYVCFSIFEIFDPVWVIFPRHWMLGFILLYICLIVFKKKNERYVYLLAGIIQGEIITIVLFRKIFSYSVIGDYFFWDIVAVSIAGLSLWLFFEQLTIYLDTFIQKHVKEKQG; encoded by the coding sequence TTGGAAGGGCAATATTTTTATTTTGTTGGTTGGCTAAGTTGGGTTATTGTTACTTTCTTTTTCTCTGATAGAAAAAGGAGATTTCAATTATCTTGTATTGTGTTACTCGTGTTAAGTACCTCAACTATATATGCATCATTTTTAGGTTTTTCATGGAATGGAGCTTTTCTCATATTAGTAGTTGCTACGTTTGTATATTTAGTAGGTACATTAAAAAAGAGGTTATTGACTCATTATTTTTCAATTTCTACTGTGTCATTAGCATATGTTTGTTTCTCTATTTTTGAGATTTTTGATCCAGTTTGGGTTATATTTCCTCGTCACTGGATGTTAGGATTTATTTTGCTTTACATTTGTCTTATCGTTTTTAAAAAGAAAAATGAACGTTACGTATATTTACTTGCTGGTATCATACAAGGCGAAATTATAACAATTGTGTTGTTCCGTAAGATTTTTTCTTATTCTGTAATCGGTGACTATTTTTTTTGGGATATCGTTGCGGTTAGTATTGCTGGTTTATCCTTATGGTTGTTCTTCGAGCAATTAACAATTTATTTAGACACATTTATTCAAAAACATGTAAAGGAGAAACAAGGATGA
- a CDS encoding heptaprenyl diphosphate synthase component 1 translates to MEDVQIHISNLKEKIQEKIQHNYLFHHIPYPIIDEDKILILHSLLEPLSLTKEKKEQYILSTMLAQIALDTHEEVHSHNDMDEKQFKAQQLTVLAGDFFSGLYFQLLANAEDIPMIRTLAHSIKEINEYKITLYQNGISKMDDLLDCIRNIESSLIQGVSDYVDEAIWSDLSGNILLLKRLVNERELFIQKKPSLLVDNIKKLIELDKSYKEEIINIFDEYIAKLWKMIHSVLAGIPHTNFLKERLASFVNELPFSTNLYAEEG, encoded by the coding sequence GTGGAAGACGTTCAAATACATATTTCAAATTTAAAAGAGAAAATTCAAGAAAAAATACAACATAATTATTTATTTCACCATATTCCTTACCCAATCATAGATGAGGATAAAATACTGATACTACATTCATTACTTGAACCGTTATCGCTAACGAAAGAAAAGAAAGAGCAATATATCCTATCTACAATGCTAGCTCAAATTGCTTTAGACACTCATGAAGAAGTACATTCACATAATGATATGGATGAAAAACAATTTAAAGCACAGCAATTAACGGTATTGGCTGGTGACTTCTTCAGTGGATTATACTTTCAGCTTTTAGCTAATGCTGAGGATATCCCTATGATTAGAACGCTCGCCCATTCGATTAAAGAAATTAATGAATATAAAATTACTTTATATCAAAATGGAATTTCTAAAATGGATGATCTACTGGATTGCATTCGAAATATTGAATCTTCGCTAATTCAAGGAGTATCCGATTATGTTGATGAAGCCATTTGGTCAGATTTAAGTGGGAATATATTACTTTTAAAACGGCTTGTTAATGAGCGAGAGTTATTCATACAAAAAAAGCCATCTTTACTTGTAGACAATATAAAAAAGCTAATTGAATTAGATAAATCTTATAAAGAAGAGATAATTAATATATTTGATGAATACATAGCGAAACTTTGGAAAATGATTCATTCTGTACTAGCAGGAATTCCACATACAAACTTTTTAAAAGAGAGACTAGCTAGTTTTGTAAACGAACTACCATTTTCAACAAATTTGTACGCGGAAGAAGGGTAA
- a CDS encoding capping complex subunit for YIEGIA, protein MDLEKYILAVITTDPTKITGGPPIFTCKTKEEMEFVTANLEAILDGIAHGLGEDMYIIVKH, encoded by the coding sequence ATGGATTTAGAAAAATATATATTAGCCGTAATTACAACTGATCCTACTAAAATAACCGGGGGACCACCCATTTTTACTTGCAAGACGAAAGAAGAAATGGAATTTGTAACCGCCAATCTTGAAGCTATTTTAGATGGAATTGCCCATGGACTAGGAGAAGATATGTACATAATTGTTAAGCATTGA
- a CDS encoding YIEGIA family protein — protein sequence MNEYTYPIAFGVMIGLAARIYMLKTDYRQYPTYLHGKIIHLSLAFIAAGLGTIAVPAIMEEEFSAITFLALAASQFRDVRNMERNTLTELDEFELVPRGNTYIEGIAIAFEGRNYLVMLSSFLATLTYLIWNVWVGTIVGIAVILISHRLMTGGKLKDIVDIEYVEPHFDGAGLYVDNIYIMNIGLPERQQEVLRYGMGFVLKPKTFDARITLANLGQRQAILHDMSTALGVYRDSGTPALVPLAKRDLDDGRVGIFVLPQEHDVNVALSILEEVPTLENAIRMPTKYRKKKVKKWI from the coding sequence ATGAATGAATATACGTACCCTATTGCTTTTGGAGTAATGATAGGGCTTGCTGCACGAATTTATATGTTGAAGACCGATTACCGGCAATACCCCACCTATTTGCACGGGAAAATTATACATTTATCATTAGCATTTATTGCTGCTGGATTAGGAACTATTGCAGTCCCTGCTATTATGGAGGAAGAATTTTCAGCCATTACGTTTTTAGCCCTTGCAGCATCTCAGTTCAGAGATGTGCGAAATATGGAGCGAAATACTTTAACAGAGTTAGACGAGTTTGAACTTGTTCCAAGAGGAAATACATATATTGAAGGGATAGCTATTGCGTTCGAAGGTAGGAACTATCTAGTAATGTTATCTAGTTTTTTGGCAACACTTACGTATTTAATTTGGAATGTATGGGTTGGAACAATTGTCGGAATTGCAGTTATACTAATTTCTCATCGTTTAATGACAGGTGGAAAGTTGAAAGACATTGTAGATATTGAATATGTAGAACCTCATTTCGATGGAGCGGGGCTATATGTAGATAACATTTATATCATGAATATCGGATTACCAGAAAGACAACAAGAAGTTTTACGATATGGAATGGGATTCGTCTTAAAGCCTAAAACCTTTGATGCTAGAATTACTTTAGCAAACTTAGGTCAACGACAAGCAATTCTCCATGACATGTCAACAGCTTTAGGTGTATATCGTGATTCGGGTACTCCTGCTCTAGTTCCGTTAGCAAAAAGAGACTTAGATGATGGAAGGGTAGGTATATTCGTTTTACCACAAGAACATGATGTAAATGTAGCGTTGTCTATTCTAGAAGAAGTGCCAACCCTTGAAAATGCGATAAGAATGCCAACGAAATATCGCAAGAAAAAGGTGAAAAAATGGATTTAG
- the mtrB gene encoding trp RNA-binding attenuation protein MtrB — MSNSQNTDYLVIKALEDGVNVIGLTRGSDTRFHHSEKLDKGEVMIAQFTEHTSAIKIRGKASVQSAHGTIESD, encoded by the coding sequence ATGAGTAATTCACAAAATACAGATTATCTAGTAATTAAAGCTTTAGAAGATGGTGTGAATGTAATTGGATTAACACGTGGCTCAGATACAAGATTTCATCATTCTGAAAAATTAGATAAAGGCGAGGTAATGATTGCTCAATTTACAGAACACACTTCAGCCATTAAAATTAGAGGAAAAGCTAGTGTTCAATCAGCTCATGGAACAATCGAATCAGACTAA
- the spoIVA gene encoding stage IV sporulation protein A — MEKVDIFKDIAERTGGDIYLGVVGAVRTGKSTFIKRFMELVVLPNIGSEADKARAQDELPQSAAGKTIMTTEPKFVPNQAVKVAVDEGLDVNIRLVDCVGYTVPGAKGYEDENGPRMINTPWYEEPIPFHEAAEIGTRKVIQEHSTIGVVIATDGTIGEIPRRDYLEAEERVVEELKEVGKPFIMVINTVQPHHPDTETLRKQLSEKYDIPVIAMSVESMRESDVMNVLREALYEFPVLEVNVNLPSWVMVLKESHWLRESYQDAVKDTVKDIKRLRDVDRVVGQFTEYDFIDRAGLAGIEMGQGVAEIDLYAPDDLYDQILKEVVGVEIRGKDHLLQLMQDFAHAKQEYDQVADALKMVKQTGYGIASPALSDMSLEEPEIIRQGSRFGVRLKAVAPSIHMIKVDVESEFAPIIGTEKQSEELVRYLMQDFEDDPLSIWNSDIFGRSLSSIVREGIQAKLSLMPENARYKLKETLERIINEGSGGLIAIIL, encoded by the coding sequence TTGGAAAAAGTAGATATTTTCAAAGATATCGCTGAACGTACAGGTGGCGATATATACTTAGGAGTAGTCGGTGCAGTTCGTACAGGAAAGTCGACATTTATTAAAAGATTTATGGAGTTAGTGGTACTTCCTAATATCGGAAGTGAAGCTGATAAAGCAAGAGCTCAAGACGAGCTACCACAAAGTGCTGCTGGTAAAACAATTATGACAACTGAACCAAAATTTGTACCAAATCAAGCAGTTAAAGTTGCAGTTGATGAGGGGCTCGATGTAAATATACGTCTTGTTGATTGTGTTGGTTATACAGTTCCAGGCGCAAAAGGATATGAAGATGAGAATGGTCCAAGAATGATTAATACACCTTGGTATGAGGAACCAATTCCATTTCATGAGGCTGCTGAAATAGGGACAAGAAAAGTAATTCAAGAACATTCTACAATTGGAGTAGTTATAGCAACAGATGGCACAATTGGAGAGATTCCAAGAAGAGATTATCTAGAGGCAGAAGAAAGAGTAGTTGAAGAGCTTAAAGAGGTTGGTAAGCCATTTATTATGGTTATCAATACAGTACAACCTCATCATCCAGATACTGAAACATTACGTAAACAACTTTCAGAAAAATATGATATTCCAGTAATTGCGATGAGCGTAGAAAGTATGAGAGAGTCTGATGTAATGAATGTGTTACGTGAAGCTCTATACGAATTCCCAGTGTTAGAAGTAAATGTAAACCTTCCTAGCTGGGTAATGGTACTAAAAGAAAGTCATTGGCTACGTGAAAGCTATCAGGATGCTGTGAAAGATACAGTAAAAGATATTAAAAGATTACGCGATGTTGATCGAGTAGTTGGACAGTTTACGGAGTATGATTTTATTGACCGAGCTGGGCTAGCTGGTATTGAAATGGGTCAAGGGGTTGCAGAAATAGACCTATACGCTCCAGATGATTTATATGACCAAATCTTAAAAGAGGTTGTCGGAGTGGAAATTCGAGGGAAAGATCATCTCCTTCAATTAATGCAAGACTTTGCACATGCAAAGCAAGAATATGACCAAGTGGCGGATGCACTAAAAATGGTGAAGCAAACTGGCTACGGAATTGCATCACCTGCGTTAAGTGATATGAGTCTAGAAGAACCAGAAATAATCCGTCAAGGCTCTAGATTTGGAGTTCGATTAAAAGCTGTAGCTCCATCTATTCACATGATTAAAGTTGATGTGGAGAGTGAATTTGCACCGATTATCGGTACAGAAAAGCAGAGTGAAGAGCTAGTACGTTACTTAATGCAAGATTTTGAGGACGATCCATTATCAATTTGGAACTCTGATATTTTTGGTAGATCGTTAAGCTCTATTGTTAGAGAAGGTATTCAAGCCAAATTATCATTAATGCCAGAAAACGCTCGTTATAAATTAAAAGAAACACTTGAAAGAATTATTAATGAAGGATCCGGCGGTTTAATTGCCATTATCCTTTAA
- the folE gene encoding GTP cyclohydrolase I FolE yields the protein MGQVNKSQIEQAVRLILEAIGEDPNREGLLDTPKRVAKMYEEVFSGLNEDPKEHFKTVFGEPHEELVLVKDIPFFSMCEHHLVPFFGRAHVAYIPKGGKVTGLSKLARAVEAVAKRPQLQERITATIADSIVESLEPHGVMVVVEAEHMCMTMRGVKKPGAVTVTSAVRGTLENDSAARAEILSYIKK from the coding sequence ATGGGACAAGTGAATAAATCTCAAATTGAACAAGCTGTTCGATTAATATTAGAAGCTATTGGTGAAGATCCAAATCGCGAGGGATTGTTAGATACGCCTAAACGTGTTGCGAAAATGTATGAAGAAGTATTTTCAGGATTAAATGAAGATCCTAAAGAACATTTTAAAACTGTATTTGGTGAACCACATGAAGAACTAGTTTTAGTGAAAGATATTCCTTTCTTCTCAATGTGTGAGCATCATTTAGTTCCGTTTTTTGGTCGAGCTCATGTCGCCTATATCCCTAAAGGTGGAAAAGTTACTGGTTTAAGCAAGCTTGCTAGAGCGGTGGAGGCGGTTGCGAAACGACCACAACTACAAGAAAGAATTACTGCTACAATCGCAGATTCTATTGTGGAATCGTTAGAGCCACATGGTGTGATGGTTGTAGTTGAAGCAGAGCATATGTGTATGACGATGCGTGGAGTGAAAAAACCTGGAGCAGTAACAGTTACTTCTGCTGTACGCGGTACATTAGAAAACGATTCAGCTGCTCGTGCTGAAATATTATCTTATATTAAAAAATAA
- the der gene encoding ribosome biogenesis GTPase Der has product MQKPTVAIVGRPNVGKSTIFNRVVGERVSIVEDIPGVTRDRIYSSGEWLNSNFHIIDTGGIEIGDAPFLEEIRQQAEIAIDEADVIIFMTNGREGVTAADEQVAKILYKSKKPVVLAVNKVDNPEMRDSIYDFYALGFGEPFPISGSHGLGLGDMLDEVVKHFPEMNEEDYDEEVIKFSLIGRPNVGKSSLVNAILGEERVIVSNIAGTTRDAIDTPYKIGDQEYVIIDTAGMRKKGKVYETTEKYSVLRALRAIERSDVVLVVINAEEGIIEQDKKIAGYAHEAGRAVVIVVNKWDAVEKDEKTMKEFEQKIRVHFAFLDYAPIVFLSAKTKKRVQTLLPKINLASENHSLRVVTTVLNDVIMDAVAMNPTPTDKGTRLKIYYATQVAVKPPTFVIFVNEPELLHFSYERFLENRIRDAFGFEGTPIKIIARARK; this is encoded by the coding sequence ATGCAAAAACCAACAGTAGCAATCGTCGGAAGACCAAATGTTGGAAAGTCAACGATTTTTAACCGAGTAGTAGGAGAAAGAGTATCCATTGTAGAAGATATACCAGGAGTAACGAGAGACAGAATATACAGTTCGGGTGAATGGTTAAATAGTAACTTTCATATTATCGATACTGGTGGAATTGAAATTGGGGATGCTCCTTTCCTTGAAGAGATTCGCCAACAAGCGGAGATTGCAATTGATGAAGCCGACGTTATTATTTTCATGACAAATGGTAGAGAAGGCGTTACAGCAGCAGATGAGCAAGTTGCTAAAATTTTATATAAGTCTAAAAAACCTGTTGTTCTAGCTGTTAATAAAGTAGACAACCCTGAGATGAGAGATTCTATTTACGACTTTTATGCATTAGGATTCGGTGAGCCGTTCCCTATTTCGGGTTCCCACGGGTTAGGCTTAGGGGATATGTTAGATGAAGTAGTGAAACACTTCCCTGAAATGAATGAAGAAGATTATGATGAGGAAGTAATTAAATTTTCACTAATTGGCAGACCTAACGTCGGTAAATCCTCTTTAGTTAATGCAATTTTAGGGGAAGAAAGAGTAATTGTCAGTAATATTGCTGGAACAACTAGAGATGCGATTGATACGCCTTATAAAATAGGGGATCAAGAGTATGTCATTATTGATACTGCTGGGATGAGAAAAAAAGGAAAAGTTTATGAAACAACGGAAAAATATAGTGTACTACGTGCGTTAAGAGCGATAGAACGATCAGATGTTGTATTAGTAGTAATAAATGCTGAAGAAGGAATTATTGAGCAGGATAAGAAGATTGCTGGATATGCCCATGAAGCAGGCCGTGCTGTCGTAATTGTTGTAAATAAGTGGGATGCTGTAGAAAAAGATGAGAAAACAATGAAGGAGTTTGAACAAAAGATAAGAGTTCATTTCGCTTTCCTTGATTATGCTCCGATTGTATTTTTATCTGCAAAAACAAAAAAGAGAGTCCAAACATTATTACCAAAAATTAATTTAGCAAGTGAAAACCATTCATTACGCGTTGTTACGACTGTACTGAACGATGTCATTATGGATGCAGTTGCGATGAATCCGACCCCTACTGACAAAGGGACAAGGTTAAAAATTTATTATGCAACTCAAGTTGCGGTTAAACCACCTACATTCGTTATTTTTGTAAATGAACCTGAATTACTTCACTTTAGTTATGAGCGATTTTTAGAAAATCGTATTCGTGATGCATTTGGATTCGAAGGTACTCCAATAAAAATTATTGCAAGAGCTAGAAAATAA
- a CDS encoding HU family DNA-binding protein, with product MNKTDLINAVAEASEISKKDATKAVDAVFDTIQEALKNGDKVQLIGFGNFEVRERAARKGRNPQTGEEIEIAASKVPAFKPGKALKDAVK from the coding sequence ATGAACAAGACAGATTTAATTAATGCAGTTGCTGAAGCTAGTGAGATTTCTAAGAAAGACGCTACTAAAGCAGTTGATGCTGTTTTCGATACAATTCAAGAAGCATTAAAAAATGGCGACAAAGTACAACTTATCGGTTTTGGTAACTTTGAAGTACGTGAGCGTGCAGCTCGTAAAGGACGTAACCCACAAACTGGTGAGGAAATCGAAATCGCTGCAAGTAAAGTACCAGCATTCAAACCTGGGAAAGCACTTAAAGATGCAGTGAAATAA
- the fni gene encoding type 2 isopentenyl-diphosphate Delta-isomerase: protein MSRAERKADHIRHALVTGQMREHGFEDVMFVHQSLPNTSVKNINLETNIGTMNVKTPMFINAMTGGGGDKTYAINKQLASVANECGLPIALGSQMSAIKDQSEVNTYKVVREVNRNGIIFANLGSEATSEQALRAVDMVGANALQVHLNVIQELVMPEGDRNFINAIKRIEEIVKVLQVPVIVKETGFGISKEAATLLKEVGVSIIDVSGFGGTNFSKIENERRQHPMSYFNDWGITTAAAIAEVKHGAPTTSIISSGGIQSAMDIAKSIALGASAVGMAGFLLSVLMNDGEEQLLNEIKLIHEDLTYIMVALGAETIPDLQKSKIVIKGNTHHWLNERGISTKKYSS, encoded by the coding sequence GTGAGTAGAGCTGAAAGGAAAGCGGATCATATTCGTCATGCACTAGTAACTGGTCAAATGAGAGAACATGGCTTTGAAGATGTTATGTTCGTTCATCAAAGTTTACCGAATACGAGTGTTAAAAACATCAATTTAGAGACTAATATTGGAACTATGAACGTAAAAACACCTATGTTTATTAATGCGATGACGGGTGGTGGTGGCGATAAAACTTACGCTATTAATAAACAGTTAGCGTCAGTAGCTAACGAATGTGGTTTGCCTATAGCGTTAGGTTCTCAAATGTCGGCAATAAAAGATCAGTCTGAAGTGAATACATATAAAGTTGTTCGTGAAGTAAATCGTAACGGTATAATCTTTGCGAATTTAGGTAGTGAAGCAACAAGTGAACAAGCATTACGTGCAGTTGATATGGTTGGAGCAAATGCTTTGCAAGTTCATTTAAATGTTATTCAGGAACTAGTGATGCCTGAAGGTGATCGAAATTTCATCAATGCAATTAAAAGAATTGAAGAAATAGTAAAAGTGTTACAAGTTCCTGTTATTGTAAAAGAAACAGGATTCGGAATAAGTAAAGAAGCGGCCACTCTTTTAAAGGAAGTAGGAGTATCTATAATTGATGTAAGTGGGTTTGGAGGTACTAATTTTTCAAAAATTGAAAATGAAAGAAGACAACATCCAATGTCCTACTTTAATGATTGGGGTATTACAACTGCTGCAGCTATTGCAGAGGTAAAGCACGGAGCTCCTACTACTTCTATTATAAGTTCTGGGGGAATTCAATCTGCGATGGATATTGCAAAAAGTATTGCGCTCGGCGCTTCAGCTGTAGGTATGGCCGGGTTTCTATTAAGTGTTTTGATGAATGATGGAGAAGAGCAACTCTTGAATGAAATTAAATTAATACATGAAGACTTAACATATATAATGGTTGCCTTAGGTGCAGAGACGATTCCAGATCTCCAAAAAAGTAAAATAGTTATTAAAGGAAATACACACCATTGGTTAAATGAACGAGGAATTTCAACAAAAAAATATAGTAGTTAA
- a CDS encoding demethylmenaquinone methyltransferase produces MQHPSKEERVHKVFEKIYGNYDKMNSVISFKRHTAWRKDTMKRMNVQIGASALDVCCGTADWTIALSEAVGDSGKVSGLDFSKNMLSIGEEKVKALGKKNIELVHGNAMELPYEDNTFDYVTIGFGLRNVPDYFKVLKEMYRVVKPGGKVVCLETSQPTLIGFRQMYFLYFQYIMPALGKIFAKSYEEYAWLHESAKDFPGMKELKEMFEKAGFENVQVKAYTGGVAAMHLGFKPTK; encoded by the coding sequence ATGCAACATCCATCCAAAGAAGAGAGAGTCCATAAAGTTTTTGAAAAAATTTATGGAAACTATGATAAGATGAATTCGGTTATTAGTTTTAAACGTCATACGGCATGGCGTAAAGATACTATGAAACGAATGAATGTCCAAATAGGAGCTAGTGCGTTAGACGTCTGTTGTGGTACTGCTGATTGGACAATTGCATTATCAGAAGCTGTTGGAGATTCTGGGAAAGTTAGTGGATTAGATTTCAGTAAAAATATGTTATCTATCGGCGAAGAAAAAGTAAAAGCGTTAGGTAAGAAAAATATAGAATTAGTACACGGTAATGCAATGGAATTACCGTACGAAGATAATACATTTGATTATGTAACGATAGGCTTCGGATTACGTAATGTACCGGATTATTTTAAAGTATTAAAAGAAATGTATCGTGTTGTTAAGCCTGGTGGTAAAGTAGTTTGTTTGGAAACATCACAACCAACTTTGATCGGATTTAGACAAATGTACTTTTTATACTTCCAATATATAATGCCAGCGTTAGGGAAGATATTTGCTAAAAGCTATGAAGAGTACGCATGGCTTCATGAATCTGCAAAAGACTTTCCCGGTATGAAAGAACTTAAAGAGATGTTTGAAAAAGCAGGGTTTGAAAATGTCCAAGTGAAGGCCTATACCGGTGGGGTAGCAGCAATGCACTTAGGTTTTAAACCGACTAAGTAG
- a CDS encoding YpzI family protein, translated as MGKDRQERKLKAARKTESDRDQALTYPGATRMESPEQSRKNNRA; from the coding sequence ATGGGTAAAGACAGACAAGAGAGAAAACTTAAAGCAGCACGAAAAACAGAATCTGATCGTGATCAAGCATTAACCTATCCAGGGGCCACCAGAATGGAAAGCCCTGAACAATCACGAAAAAACAATCGTGCCTAA
- a CDS encoding NAD(P)H-dependent glycerol-3-phosphate dehydrogenase, giving the protein MVKKVAVLGAGSWGTALALVLADNGHKVILWGHKQEQVDAINKTHQNEKYLPGVHLPVNITATAELQTALEEIDFVVLAVPTKAMRDVCGQLSKFMTTPTIFVHVSKGIEPDTHLRVSEVIEEEIPQSLRKAVVVLSGPSHAEEVSLRQPTTVTAASTNMEAAERVQDLFINNNFRVYTNSDVVGVEIGGSLKNIIALAAGITDGLGYGDNAKAALITRGLAEIARLGSSLGANPLTFLGLTGMGDLIVTCTSVHSRNWRAGNMLGKGKRLEEVLESMGMVVEGVRTTKAAYQLSNKLNVKMPLTDALYGVLFHDVDPKVAVDELMSRGKTAELDDLSQILAGGEK; this is encoded by the coding sequence ATGGTGAAGAAAGTTGCAGTTTTAGGAGCAGGAAGTTGGGGGACAGCTTTAGCGCTCGTATTAGCTGATAATGGACATAAAGTTATTTTATGGGGACATAAGCAAGAACAAGTAGATGCAATAAATAAAACTCATCAGAATGAAAAATATTTACCAGGTGTCCATTTACCAGTTAACATAACGGCTACAGCAGAATTGCAAACTGCTTTAGAGGAAATAGACTTTGTTGTATTAGCTGTGCCAACAAAAGCGATGAGAGATGTTTGTGGACAGTTAAGCAAATTCATGACAACACCTACAATTTTTGTTCATGTAAGTAAAGGGATTGAACCTGATACACATTTAAGAGTGTCAGAAGTAATAGAAGAGGAAATACCGCAATCATTAAGAAAAGCGGTAGTCGTTTTATCGGGACCTAGTCATGCAGAAGAAGTTAGCTTACGTCAACCTACGACAGTTACAGCTGCGTCTACTAACATGGAAGCAGCTGAACGTGTGCAAGATTTATTCATTAACAATAATTTTCGCGTATACACAAACAGTGACGTTGTAGGTGTAGAAATTGGTGGTTCGCTTAAAAACATTATTGCCCTAGCTGCTGGTATTACAGACGGTCTAGGTTATGGTGATAATGCCAAAGCAGCTCTAATAACAAGAGGTCTTGCTGAGATAGCACGTCTAGGTAGCTCCTTAGGGGCAAATCCACTTACGTTTTTAGGTTTAACGGGAATGGGCGATCTTATCGTTACGTGTACTAGCGTGCATAGTAGGAATTGGAGAGCGGGTAATATGCTCGGCAAAGGGAAAAGGCTTGAAGAAGTATTAGAAAGTATGGGCATGGTAGTAGAGGGTGTACGGACAACGAAAGCGGCCTATCAGTTGTCAAACAAATTAAATGTAAAGATGCCTTTAACAGATGCGTTGTACGGTGTTTTATTCCATGATGTGGATCCGAAAGTAGCTGTGGACGAGCTCATGAGTCGAGGGAAAACGGCTGAGCTAGATGATTTGTCTCAAATATTAGCTGGTGGGGAAAAATAG